The Paracoccus liaowanqingii genome window below encodes:
- a CDS encoding TetR/AcrR family transcriptional regulator translates to MALQSRITQGRKFDQVRTGAAEIFLRDGFSGASVDDIARSARVSKATLYSYFPDKRLMFREVLRSTLDNAFQQLPFDPDQAGPAPEALAQVVADMSQWLLTEPRLHLHRVIIAEAARFPEDALTYDRTLNERIVAPLAQLIDSWIAGGEIRAHDTTMSARQLVGLLIGQLQHRALLDTTDPTLEEIQQTAGATASLFLAAYR, encoded by the coding sequence ATGGCTCTTCAGTCGCGCATTACTCAGGGACGGAAATTCGATCAGGTTCGCACCGGCGCCGCAGAGATTTTTTTGCGTGACGGTTTCTCGGGCGCCAGCGTGGATGACATCGCACGCTCGGCCCGCGTGTCCAAGGCGACGCTCTACAGCTATTTCCCCGACAAGCGGCTGATGTTTCGCGAGGTTCTGCGCTCGACCCTGGACAATGCGTTCCAGCAGCTGCCCTTCGATCCCGACCAGGCCGGCCCCGCCCCCGAGGCGCTGGCCCAGGTCGTGGCCGACATGTCCCAGTGGCTGCTGACCGAACCGCGCCTGCACCTGCACCGCGTCATCATCGCCGAGGCCGCCCGCTTCCCCGAGGACGCGCTGACCTATGACCGCACCCTGAACGAGCGTATCGTTGCGCCGCTGGCGCAGCTGATCGACAGCTGGATCGCCGGGGGCGAGATCCGCGCCCATGACACGACCATGTCGGCCCGCCAGCTGGTCGGCCTGCTGATCGGCCAGCTGCAGCACCGCGCCCTGCTGGACACCACCGATCCGACCTTGGAAGAGATCCAGCAGACCGCCGGCGCCACCGCCTCGCTGTTCCTCGCCGCCTACCGCTGA
- a CDS encoding GNAT family N-acetyltransferase: MQILSPIPQPLLDPACALWRAHFGGAGWPRRVRAGHGMVGLDAAGRVAGVMGLRDGAGGFALGPPPLPGWLFRAAPATGDLVIDGLAVADPRQGTGRALVAAAGDLAARRGHPGLRAEVRARNRAALAFYAAMGFWAEGQGRYGLPWWGQVYLMRLLVGGRP, translated from the coding sequence ATGCAGATCCTGTCCCCCATCCCCCAGCCCCTGCTGGACCCGGCCTGCGCGCTGTGGCGGGCGCATTTCGGCGGGGCGGGCTGGCCGCGCCGGGTCCGTGCCGGGCATGGGATGGTGGGGCTGGATGCGGCGGGCCGGGTGGCCGGGGTGATGGGCCTGCGCGACGGGGCCGGGGGCTTTGCCTTGGGGCCGCCGCCGCTGCCGGGCTGGCTGTTCCGGGCCGCCCCCGCGACCGGGGATCTGGTGATCGACGGGCTGGCGGTGGCGGACCCGCGCCAGGGCACGGGCCGGGCGCTGGTCGCCGCCGCAGGCGATCTGGCCGCGCGCCGGGGCCATCCCGGCCTGCGCGCCGAGGTGCGCGCCCGCAACCGCGCGGCGCTGGCCTTCTATGCGGCGATGGGCTTTTGGGCTGAGGGGCAGGGGCGCTATGGCCTGCCCTGGTGGGGGCAGGTCTATCTGATGCGCTTGCTGGTGGGCGGCAGGCCCTAG
- a CDS encoding I78 family peptidase inhibitor, which yields MPAPDTCGAEGYQGLVGQPQTALSAMTFPIGTRLIGPDDMVTADFRPERLNIEYGRGGRIDKVSCY from the coding sequence GTGCCCGCGCCCGACACCTGCGGGGCCGAGGGCTATCAGGGCCTGGTCGGCCAGCCGCAGACGGCGCTCTCCGCGATGACCTTCCCCATCGGCACCCGCCTGATCGGTCCCGACGACATGGTGACCGCCGATTTCCGCCCCGAGCGGCTGAACATCGAATACGGGCGCGGCGGGCGCATCGACAAGGTCAGCTGCTACTGA
- a CDS encoding aa3-type cytochrome c oxidase subunit IV, which yields MADYDNKPEATQGSMDMTEHKKTFSGFMRATVWVCGMTVAVLVFLALTNS from the coding sequence ATGGCCGATTACGACAACAAACCCGAAGCCACGCAGGGCTCGATGGACATGACCGAGCACAAGAAGACCTTCTCGGGCTTCATGCGCGCGACGGTCTGGGTCTGCGGCATGACCGTGGCCGTCCTGGTCTTCCTTGCCCTGACGAATTCCTGA
- a CDS encoding acyl-CoA dehydrogenase, producing the protein MSYKAPVEQIDFILTHVVPFPELARTDLYREASADTARAILAEAGKLASNVLAPLNRAGDLHPARLENGVVRTSPGFAEGFRAIAEGGWVGVSADPEYGGMGLPQALNMAVAEMMSGANLALQLNPLLTQGQIEALEHHASDDLKALYLPRLISGDWSGTMNLTEPGAGSDVGALTTKAEPAGDGTYRISGQKIYITWGDGDVTANTCHLVLARLPGAPKGTRGISLFMVPKFLPDDQGNPGVANDLKVVSLEHKLGIHGSPTCVMSYDGATGWLVGDENKGMAAMFTMMNVARLGVGMQGVGVAEAALQQAVAYATDRDQMGPIIGHPDVRRMLATGRAEVFAGRAIGLACATAIDLASATGDADHAARAAFLTPIAKAYGTDMGIRVADMGIQIHGGMGYVEETGAAQYLRDVRITSIYEGTNGIQAMDLVGRKLADGGDAAMRLLDEVLDGAKSAQGAHPDLAHQLWQAAETLREATHALLDRDMPARFAGAVPYLTAFARVLGGHFHLRAAMAGGAGHQALARVFMARVLPHHAGDLAEALAGADDLTGLSDAALAGDVAA; encoded by the coding sequence ATGAGCTACAAGGCCCCGGTCGAGCAGATCGACTTCATCCTGACCCATGTCGTGCCCTTCCCCGAGCTGGCGCGGACCGACCTCTATCGCGAGGCCAGCGCGGACACCGCGCGCGCCATTCTGGCCGAGGCGGGCAAGCTGGCGTCGAACGTGCTGGCGCCGCTGAACCGGGCGGGCGATCTGCATCCCGCGCGGCTGGAGAACGGGGTCGTGCGGACCTCTCCGGGATTTGCCGAAGGCTTCCGGGCGATCGCCGAGGGGGGCTGGGTCGGCGTCTCGGCCGATCCCGAATATGGCGGCATGGGCCTGCCGCAGGCGCTGAACATGGCCGTGGCCGAGATGATGTCGGGCGCGAACTTGGCGCTGCAGCTGAACCCGCTGCTGACCCAGGGCCAGATCGAGGCCCTGGAGCATCACGCCAGCGACGATCTGAAGGCGCTGTACCTGCCGCGGCTGATCAGCGGCGACTGGTCGGGCACCATGAACCTGACCGAGCCCGGCGCGGGCAGCGACGTGGGCGCGCTGACGACCAAGGCGGAACCGGCGGGGGACGGGACCTACCGGATCAGCGGGCAGAAGATCTACATCACCTGGGGCGACGGTGACGTGACCGCGAACACCTGCCATCTGGTGCTGGCGCGGCTGCCCGGGGCGCCCAAGGGGACGCGGGGGATCAGCCTGTTCATGGTGCCCAAGTTCCTGCCCGACGACCAGGGCAATCCGGGCGTGGCCAACGACCTCAAGGTGGTCAGCCTGGAACACAAGCTGGGCATCCATGGCAGCCCGACCTGCGTGATGTCCTATGACGGCGCCACCGGCTGGCTGGTCGGCGATGAGAACAAAGGCATGGCCGCGATGTTCACGATGATGAACGTGGCCCGCCTCGGCGTCGGCATGCAGGGCGTGGGCGTGGCCGAGGCGGCGCTGCAGCAGGCCGTGGCCTATGCGACCGACCGCGACCAGATGGGCCCGATCATCGGCCATCCCGACGTTCGCCGGATGCTGGCCACCGGCCGGGCCGAGGTCTTTGCCGGCCGCGCCATCGGCCTGGCCTGCGCCACCGCCATCGACCTGGCCAGTGCGACCGGGGATGCCGACCACGCCGCCCGCGCGGCCTTCCTGACGCCCATCGCCAAGGCCTATGGCACCGACATGGGCATCCGCGTGGCCGACATGGGCATCCAGATCCACGGCGGCATGGGCTATGTCGAGGAGACGGGCGCCGCGCAATATCTGCGCGACGTGCGCATCACCTCGATCTACGAGGGCACGAACGGCATTCAGGCGATGGATCTGGTGGGCCGCAAGCTGGCCGACGGGGGCGACGCCGCCATGCGCCTGCTGGACGAGGTGCTGGACGGTGCGAAATCCGCGCAGGGGGCCCATCCCGACCTGGCCCACCAGCTGTGGCAGGCGGCCGAGACGCTGCGCGAGGCCACCCACGCGCTGCTGGACCGGGACATGCCCGCGCGCTTCGCCGGGGCCGTGCCCTATCTGACCGCCTTCGCGCGGGTGCTGGGCGGGCATTTCCACCTGCGCGCCGCGATGGCGGGCGGGGCGGGGCACCAAGCGCTGGCGCGGGTCTTCATGGCGCGCGTGCTGCCCCATCATGCCGGCGATCTGGCCGAGGCACTGGCCGGGGCGGACGATCTGACCGGCCTGTCGGATGCGGCGCTGGCGGGCGACGTCGCGGCGTGA
- a CDS encoding AzlD domain-containing protein yields the protein MQASNLTIWTIILVLGVGTYLIRWSFLGALGNRELPGWVIRMLRYTPVAVLPALVAPLVLWPEATGGAPDPARLAAAAATVAVGVLTRNVMLAILAGGLTLFGLLYLLG from the coding sequence ATGCAGGCGTCGAACCTGACGATCTGGACGATCATCCTGGTGCTGGGGGTCGGCACCTACCTGATCCGCTGGTCCTTTCTCGGCGCGCTCGGAAACCGCGAACTGCCGGGCTGGGTCATCCGCATGCTGCGCTATACGCCCGTGGCGGTGCTGCCCGCGCTGGTGGCGCCCCTGGTCCTGTGGCCCGAGGCCACGGGCGGCGCACCGGATCCCGCGCGCCTTGCGGCGGCGGCGGCCACGGTGGCGGTGGGCGTGCTGACGCGCAACGTCATGCTGGCCATCCTGGCCGGGGGCCTGACGCTGTTCGGCCTGCTCTACCTTCTGGGATAG
- a CDS encoding electron transfer flavoprotein-ubiquinone oxidoreductase, giving the protein MTDEIQIERESMEYDVVIVGAGPAGLSAAIRLKQIDPELSVVVLEKGSEVGAHILSGAVLDPSGLTRLFPDWKEKGAPLTTEVTDDNFYVLGAEGQMRVPNWPMPPLMSNHGNYIVSMGNVCRWLAEQAEELGVEIFPGMSASQIVWDGNRVKGVVAGEFGRNPDGSTGDGYEPGMELHGKYVFIAEGVRGSLAKQINERLNLSQGADAQKFGLGMKEIWEVSPEKFKQGRVVHTMGWPLGKNAGGGSFIYHFENNQVLVGFVLHLNYANPHLYPYMEFQRFKHHPMVAELLEGGKRISYGARAISEGGWQSLPQLSFDGGVLLGCSAGMVNVPRIKGNHNAMISGIEAADAAAAAIKTGRMGDRLTDYDDAVRKGAIGKDLKMVRNVKPIWSRLGLSASLMLGAVDMWTANLTGWNLLGTWKHGKSDAAATGKAAEYKRIDYPRPDGKLSFDRLTNVAFSFTNHEESQPCHLKLRDPAIPIAMNLPEYDEPAQRYCPAGVYEVVQDATGPRFVINFQNCVHCKTCDIKDPSQNIVWTVPQGGDGPNYPNM; this is encoded by the coding sequence ATGACCGACGAGATCCAGATCGAGCGTGAATCGATGGAATATGACGTCGTCATCGTGGGCGCCGGGCCCGCGGGCCTGTCCGCCGCGATCCGTCTGAAGCAGATCGACCCCGAACTGTCCGTCGTCGTGCTGGAAAAGGGCTCCGAGGTCGGCGCGCATATCCTGTCGGGCGCGGTGCTGGACCCCTCGGGCCTGACCCGCCTGTTCCCCGACTGGAAGGAGAAGGGCGCCCCCCTGACCACCGAGGTCACCGACGACAACTTCTACGTGCTGGGCGCCGAGGGCCAGATGCGCGTGCCGAACTGGCCGATGCCGCCATTGATGTCGAACCACGGCAACTACATCGTCAGCATGGGCAATGTCTGCCGCTGGCTGGCCGAACAGGCCGAGGAGCTGGGCGTCGAGATCTTTCCCGGCATGTCGGCCAGCCAGATCGTGTGGGACGGCAACCGCGTCAAGGGCGTGGTCGCGGGCGAGTTCGGCCGCAATCCCGACGGCAGCACCGGCGACGGCTACGAGCCGGGGATGGAGCTGCACGGCAAGTACGTCTTCATCGCCGAGGGCGTGCGCGGCAGCCTGGCCAAGCAGATCAACGAGCGCCTGAACCTGTCCCAGGGCGCCGATGCGCAGAAGTTCGGCCTGGGCATGAAGGAGATCTGGGAGGTCTCGCCCGAGAAGTTCAAGCAGGGCCGCGTCGTGCACACGATGGGCTGGCCCCTGGGCAAGAACGCGGGCGGCGGCAGCTTCATCTATCATTTCGAGAACAACCAGGTGCTGGTGGGCTTCGTCCTCCACCTGAACTATGCCAACCCGCACCTCTATCCCTACATGGAATTCCAGCGCTTCAAGCATCACCCGATGGTGGCCGAGCTGCTGGAGGGCGGCAAGCGCATCTCCTACGGCGCGCGGGCGATCAGCGAGGGCGGCTGGCAGTCGCTGCCGCAGCTGTCCTTCGACGGCGGCGTTCTGCTGGGCTGCAGCGCGGGCATGGTCAACGTGCCGCGCATCAAGGGCAACCACAACGCGATGATCTCGGGGATCGAGGCGGCCGATGCGGCGGCGGCGGCGATCAAGACCGGGCGCATGGGCGACCGCCTGACCGATTACGACGACGCGGTGCGCAAGGGCGCCATCGGCAAGGATCTGAAGATGGTCCGCAACGTCAAGCCGATCTGGTCGCGCTTGGGCCTGTCGGCCAGCCTGATGCTGGGCGCGGTGGACATGTGGACGGCCAACCTGACCGGCTGGAACCTGCTCGGCACCTGGAAGCACGGCAAGTCCGACGCGGCGGCCACCGGCAAGGCCGCCGAATACAAGCGCATCGACTATCCCCGCCCGGACGGCAAGCTGTCCTTCGACCGGCTGACCAACGTGGCCTTCAGCTTCACCAACCACGAGGAAAGCCAGCCCTGCCACCTGAAGCTGCGCGATCCGGCCATCCCGATCGCCATGAACCTGCCCGAATACGACGAGCCCGCGCAGCGCTATTGCCCGGCGGGCGTCTACGAGGTCGTGCAGGATGCGACCGGGCCGCGCTTCGTGATCAACTTCCAGAACTGCGTGCACTGCAAGACCTGCGACATCAAGGATCCCAGCCAGAACATCGTCTGGACGGTGCCGCAGGGCGGCGACGGGCCGAATTACCCGAACATGTGA
- a CDS encoding AzlC family ABC transporter permease, with protein sequence MSPVPESRPDPKQAAADEASLRALARSPRAAFRHGIVQTLPFLIVIVPFALLFGVVATEAGLDIAQVMGFSVLVLAGASQFTAVQLLTDNAPAIIVILSGLAVNLRMAMYSASLLPWLNEASRAQKAWVSFALIDQSYALSIQHYERHPRLSMPQRLAYFGGTAVVLCLPWMIFSWVGATVGQAIPEEIALDFAMPITFLAMIAPMLRTPAHLAACFVAIAATLLLAGLPSGLGLLIAAPLGMATGAVVEARSETRALAQEG encoded by the coding sequence ATGTCTCCGGTTCCCGAATCCCGGCCCGACCCGAAGCAGGCCGCCGCCGACGAGGCGTCGCTGCGGGCGCTGGCCCGCAGCCCGCGCGCGGCCTTCCGCCACGGGATCGTGCAGACCCTGCCCTTCCTGATCGTGATCGTGCCCTTTGCGCTGCTGTTCGGGGTGGTGGCGACCGAGGCGGGTCTGGACATCGCGCAGGTCATGGGGTTTTCGGTGCTGGTGCTGGCGGGGGCGTCGCAGTTCACTGCCGTGCAGCTTCTGACCGACAACGCCCCGGCGATCATCGTGATCCTCTCGGGGCTGGCGGTGAACCTGCGGATGGCGATGTATTCCGCATCCCTGCTGCCGTGGCTGAACGAGGCCAGCCGGGCGCAGAAGGCCTGGGTGTCCTTCGCGCTGATCGACCAGAGCTATGCGCTGTCGATCCAGCATTACGAACGCCACCCGCGCCTGTCGATGCCGCAGCGGCTGGCCTATTTCGGCGGCACGGCGGTGGTGCTGTGCCTGCCCTGGATGATCTTCAGCTGGGTCGGCGCCACCGTGGGCCAGGCCATCCCCGAGGAAATCGCGCTGGACTTCGCCATGCCGATCACCTTCCTGGCGATGATCGCGCCGATGCTGCGCACGCCTGCGCATCTGGCCGCCTGCTTCGTGGCGATCGCGGCGACGCTGCTGCTGGCGGGGCTGCCCTCGGGCCTGGGGCTGCTGATCGCGGCGCCCCTGGGCATGGCGACCGGCGCCGTGGTCGAGGCGCGCAGCGAGACGCGCGCCCTGGCGCAGGAGGGCTAA
- the greA gene encoding transcription elongation factor GreA, which produces MEKIPMTPAGAHALERELGELKSKERPAIIRAIAEAREHGDLSENAEYHAAREKQGFVEGRIKELESLLSRAEVIDPSKLSGSVKFGARVKLIDEDTEEERNYQIVGEAEADIERGLLNIRSPLARALIGKDEGDSVEVTTPGGQRSYEIVEIRYG; this is translated from the coding sequence ATGGAAAAGATACCGATGACCCCCGCCGGCGCGCATGCGCTGGAGCGCGAGCTGGGCGAGCTGAAATCGAAGGAGCGTCCGGCCATCATCCGCGCCATCGCGGAAGCGCGCGAGCATGGCGACCTGTCCGAGAATGCCGAATACCACGCGGCCCGCGAAAAGCAGGGCTTCGTCGAGGGCCGCATCAAGGAGCTGGAAAGCCTGCTGTCCCGGGCCGAGGTGATCGACCCGTCGAAGCTGTCGGGCAGCGTGAAGTTCGGCGCCCGCGTCAAGCTGATCGACGAGGACACCGAGGAAGAGCGCAACTATCAGATCGTGGGCGAGGCCGAGGCCGATATCGAACGCGGGCTGCTGAACATTCGGTCCCCGCTGGCCCGCGCGCTGATCGGCAAGGACGAGGGCGACAGCGTCGAGGTCACCACGCCCGGCGGACAGCGCAGCTACGAGATCGTCGAGATCCGGTACGGATGA
- a CDS encoding L-threonylcarbamoyladenylate synthase, with product MQTLRLSPDGPGLARAAALLAEGACVAMPTETVYGLAADARDGAAVARIYAAKGRPGFNPLIVHVADLGAAQALAAFSDQALLLARRFWPGALTLVLPLRAGSGIASLVTAGLDTVGLRVPAHPVAQALLRASAAPLAAPSANASGRISPTTADHVLAPEGGLDGRIAAVLDGGPCPLGLESTIIGWPDGRPTLLRPGGIPAEEIEALLGGPLARPQADPAAPNAPGQLGSHYAPRASLRLNAHPAPGETHLTFGQPGPFSLSDAGDLTQAAARLFDLLRRADAQGRPISVAPIPDHGLGAAINDRLRRAAAPRP from the coding sequence ATGCAGACCCTGCGACTGTCCCCCGATGGCCCCGGCCTGGCCCGCGCCGCAGCCCTGCTGGCCGAGGGCGCCTGCGTGGCCATGCCGACCGAGACGGTCTACGGCCTCGCCGCCGATGCCCGCGACGGGGCGGCGGTGGCGCGCATCTATGCGGCCAAGGGGCGGCCGGGCTTCAACCCGCTGATCGTGCATGTGGCCGACCTGGGCGCCGCGCAGGCCCTTGCCGCGTTCTCCGACCAGGCCCTGCTGCTGGCGCGCCGGTTCTGGCCCGGCGCGCTGACGCTGGTCCTGCCCCTGCGCGCGGGCAGCGGCATCGCGTCGCTGGTGACGGCGGGCTTAGACACGGTGGGGCTGCGGGTGCCCGCCCATCCCGTCGCGCAGGCCCTGCTGCGCGCCTCGGCCGCCCCGCTGGCCGCGCCCTCGGCCAATGCCTCGGGCCGGATCAGCCCGACCACCGCGGATCACGTGCTGGCCCCCGAGGGCGGCCTCGACGGCCGCATCGCCGCCGTGCTGGACGGCGGCCCCTGCCCCCTGGGCCTCGAATCGACGATCATCGGCTGGCCCGACGGCCGCCCCACCCTGCTGCGCCCCGGCGGCATCCCCGCCGAAGAGATCGAGGCCCTCCTCGGCGGGCCCCTTGCCCGCCCTCAGGCCGATCCCGCCGCCCCGAACGCGCCGGGCCAGCTCGGCAGCCATTACGCCCCGCGCGCCTCCCTGCGCCTGAACGCCCACCCGGCACCGGGCGAGACGCATCTGACCTTCGGCCAGCCCGGCCCCTTCAGCCTGTCCGACGCGGGCGACCTGACCCAGGCCGCCGCCCGCCTCTTCGACCTGCTACGCCGCGCCGACGCGCAGGGGCGCCCGATCTCGGTCGCGCCGATCCCGGATCACGGCCTCGGCGCCGCCATCAACGACCGCCTCCGCCGCGCCGCCGCCCCCCGGCCCTGA
- a CDS encoding Glu/Leu/Phe/Val family dehydrogenase, whose translation MARTNTSFRESVERMFTHAAGLMQLSPGLEEKIRVCNSTYTVRFGVRLRGQIHTFTGYRSVHSEHMEPVKGGIRYSLDVNQDEVEALAALMTYKCALVEVPFGGSKGGLKIDPRAWNEDELERITRRFTYELSRRNLISPSQNVPAPDMGTGEREMAWMADAYKRLHPDDINAKACVTGKPRTAGGIDGRVEATGRGVQYALREFFRHDDVMKKAGLEGTLGGKRVIVQGLGNVGYHAAQFLSAEDGCLITGVIERDGAIVNPQGINIDALRGHIRATGGIKGFVGGEYRENGLAVLEAPCDILIPAAVESVIHAENAERIDCKLIIEAANGPVTADADAILRRRGIVIIPDMYANAGGVTVSYFEWVKNLSQISLGRLERRNEEARARMIVEELERLSADTGLNWTLSKGFKEAFLTGADELQLVRSGLDDTMRESFKKMKEVWMSNPKVEDMRTAAYVVAIRRISNVYNSLGL comes from the coding sequence ATGGCCAGGACCAATACCTCGTTCCGGGAATCAGTCGAACGCATGTTCACCCATGCCGCGGGGCTGATGCAGCTGTCCCCGGGCCTGGAAGAGAAGATCCGGGTCTGCAACTCGACCTATACCGTGCGATTCGGGGTGCGGCTGCGCGGGCAGATCCACACCTTCACCGGCTATCGGTCGGTTCATTCCGAGCATATGGAGCCCGTCAAGGGCGGCATCCGCTATTCGCTGGACGTGAACCAGGACGAGGTCGAGGCGCTGGCCGCGCTGATGACCTACAAATGCGCGCTGGTCGAGGTGCCCTTCGGCGGGTCCAAGGGCGGGCTGAAGATCGACCCCCGCGCCTGGAACGAGGACGAGCTGGAGCGGATCACCCGGCGCTTCACCTACGAGCTGTCGCGCCGGAACCTGATCTCTCCGTCCCAGAACGTGCCGGCGCCCGACATGGGCACGGGCGAGCGCGAGATGGCGTGGATGGCCGATGCCTACAAGCGGCTGCATCCCGACGACATCAACGCCAAGGCCTGCGTGACCGGCAAGCCGCGCACGGCGGGCGGCATCGACGGGCGGGTCGAGGCGACGGGCCGGGGCGTGCAATACGCGCTGCGCGAGTTCTTCCGCCATGACGACGTGATGAAGAAGGCCGGGCTGGAGGGCACGCTTGGCGGCAAGCGCGTGATCGTGCAGGGCCTGGGCAACGTGGGCTATCACGCGGCGCAGTTCCTGTCGGCCGAGGACGGCTGCCTGATCACCGGCGTGATCGAGCGGGACGGCGCGATCGTGAACCCTCAGGGCATCAACATCGACGCGCTGCGCGGCCATATCCGCGCGACCGGCGGCATCAAGGGCTTTGTCGGCGGCGAGTATCGCGAGAACGGGCTCGCGGTGCTGGAGGCCCCCTGCGACATCCTGATCCCGGCGGCGGTGGAGAGCGTCATCCACGCGGAGAATGCCGAGCGGATCGACTGCAAGCTGATCATCGAGGCCGCGAACGGCCCGGTGACGGCGGATGCGGATGCGATCCTGCGCCGCCGGGGGATCGTGATCATCCCCGACATGTATGCCAATGCGGGCGGCGTGACCGTGTCCTATTTCGAATGGGTCAAGAACCTGTCCCAGATCAGCCTCGGCCGGCTGGAGCGCCGCAACGAGGAGGCGCGCGCCCGCATGATCGTCGAGGAGCTGGAGCGCCTGTCGGCCGACACGGGTCTGAACTGGACCCTGTCCAAGGGCTTCAAGGAGGCCTTCCTGACCGGCGCGGACGAGCTGCAGCTGGTGCGCTCGGGCCTCGACGACACGATGCGCGAGAGCTTCAAGAAGATGAAGGAAGTCTGGATGAGCAATCCCAAGGTCGAGGACATGCGCACCGCGGCCTATGTGGTGGCGATCCGGCGCATCTCGAACGTCTACAATTCCCTGGGGCTGTAG
- a CDS encoding MBL fold metallo-hydrolase, whose amino-acid sequence MIRTPHADPPVEGAAIRVAPGVLWLRLPLPMKLDHVNVYALEEDDGWTVVDTGFDSLRGRAIWEGLRAGPLAGKPVVRVIGTHHHPDHIGLAGWFMDRDGADLWMSRTAWLMARMLVLDVQDRASPQALDFWRRAGMPPEMLARRATERPFNFADVVHPLPLGFTRLTEGQEVTFGRRRWRVAMGHGHAPCHATFWSQDDNLVIGGDQLLPSISPNLGVYPTEPLADPVGEWLDSCARLREMARDDHLVLPGHKLPFTGLPFRLDQLTLNHRTALDRLAEALAVAPRHAVGCFDILFKRRIGEAEFGLALVEAVAHLNHLHRAGVIRPVGESGGAVLWGA is encoded by the coding sequence GTGATCCGCACCCCGCATGCCGATCCGCCCGTCGAGGGCGCGGCCATCCGGGTCGCGCCGGGCGTGCTGTGGCTGCGCCTGCCGCTGCCGATGAAGCTGGACCACGTCAACGTCTATGCATTGGAGGAGGACGACGGCTGGACCGTGGTCGACACGGGCTTCGACAGCCTGCGGGGCCGGGCCATCTGGGAGGGTCTGCGCGCCGGGCCCTTGGCCGGCAAGCCGGTGGTCCGGGTGATCGGCACGCATCATCATCCCGACCATATCGGGCTGGCGGGCTGGTTCATGGACCGGGACGGGGCCGACCTGTGGATGAGCCGCACCGCCTGGCTGATGGCGCGGATGCTGGTGCTGGACGTGCAGGACCGCGCCAGCCCGCAGGCGCTGGACTTCTGGCGCCGGGCGGGGATGCCGCCCGAGATGCTGGCGCGGCGCGCCACCGAACGGCCCTTCAACTTCGCCGATGTCGTGCATCCGCTGCCCTTGGGCTTCACCCGGCTGACCGAGGGGCAGGAGGTCACCTTCGGCCGCCGTCGCTGGCGCGTGGCGATGGGGCACGGGCATGCCCCCTGCCACGCGACCTTCTGGTCGCAGGATGACAATCTGGTGATCGGGGGCGACCAGCTGCTGCCCTCGATCTCGCCCAATCTGGGGGTCTATCCGACCGAGCCCCTGGCCGATCCGGTGGGCGAGTGGCTGGACAGTTGCGCGCGGCTGAGGGAGATGGCCCGCGACGACCATCTGGTGCTGCCCGGGCACAAGCTGCCCTTCACCGGGCTGCCCTTCCGGCTGGACCAGCTGACCCTGAACCACCGCACGGCGCTGGACCGCCTGGCCGAGGCGCTGGCCGTGGCGCCGCGCCACGCGGTCGGCTGCTTCGACATCCTCTTCAAGCGCCGCATCGGCGAGGCCGAGTTCGGCCTGGCCCTGGTCGAGGCCGTGGCGCATCTGAACCACCTCCATCGCGCAGGTGTCATCCGGCCCGTGGGCGAAAGCGGGGGTGCGGTGCTGTGGGGGGCGTGA